From the Penicillium oxalicum strain HP7-1 chromosome V, whole genome shotgun sequence genome, one window contains:
- a CDS encoding GDP-Man:Man(3)GlcNAc(2)-PP-Dol alpha-1,2-mannosyltransferase, whose product MAMLTTAILALSIAATTTFLLPQLIGGLLGLLLRGAGWLIRRRTRSRREYVIARARSDEEELNKTLRATDSTSAQARSSTEDEDWEKVDSNAGPGGGRTPTNSDGGSGEEAKKPDDWDGIIGFFHPFCNAGGGGERVLWEAIRATQRRWPKAVCAIYTGDHEVNKTSMLERVENRFNIRLHAPTVVLLYLSTRKYVVASSYPHLTLLGQSLGSLIVAYDAFTLLVPDVFIDTMGYAFTLAFCKWLFPTVRTGAYVHYPTISTDMLASLDDQSGIQGLNSGAGKGLKGALKRRYWQMFAQLYGWVGQHVDVVMCNSSWTAAHIRKLWRTGKETTPSSDNSLNAGNGTPSSPAVVFPPTAVAELESAITVDEESERTRHATLLYIAQFRPEKNHPLVLRSFARFLQERARNPAYEGLPSPRLVLIGSVRHGSPDETHIYNLRLLAHELRIRDYTTFLCDASWPAVLSHLGTASVGVNAMWNEHFGICVVEYQAAGLICVTHDSGGPREDIVVDLGDGATGFRAETEEQFAAAFEAALALPQSEKVAMRLRARRSAQRFTEAEFSRKWLTQVQKLVEASR is encoded by the exons ATGGCCATGCTGACCACCGCCATTCTGGCGCTCTCGATCGCCGCGACGACCACTTTCCTGCTCCCGCAGCTCATCGGTGGTTTGTTAGGGCTACTCCTGCGCGGTGCGGGGTGGTTGATCCGCCGACGAACTCGATCTCGACGTGAATATGTGATCGCGCGGGCGCGgtcggacgaggaagagctcaACAAGACGCTACGTGCAACAGATTCGACATCCGCACAAGCCCGGAGCTCgaccgaagatgaggattgGGAAAAGGTGGACAGTAACGCTGGACCAGGCGGAGGAAGAACACCCACCAACAGCGATGGCGGGAGCGGCGAGGAAGCAAAGAAGCCGGATGACTGGGACGGTATCATCGGTTTCTTCCACCCGTTCTG TAACGCTGGTGGCGGCGGAGAACGAGTTTTGTGGGAAGCAATACGGGCAACACAGAGGCGCTGGCCCAAGGCGGTTTGCGCCATTTACACTGGTGACCATGAAGTCAACAAGACAAGCATGCTTGAACGAGTCGAGAATCGATTCAATATCCGCCTACATGCCCCTACAGTGGTACTACTGTACTTGAGCACTCGCAAATACGTCGTCGCCAGCTCCTATCCACACTTGACACTGTTGGGACAGTCCCTGGGATCGCTGATTGTCGCATACGATGCTTTCACGCTGCTAGTTCCAGACGTGTTTATCGACACTATGGGTTATGCCTTTACCTTGGCCTTCTGCAAATGGCTCTTCCCCACGGTACGAACGGGTGCTTATGTGCACTACCCGACCATTTCCACGGACATGCTTGCCTCCCTTGACGATCAAAGCGGTATTCAAGGACTCAACTCGGGTGCTGGCAAGGGTCTTAAGGGTGCACTCAAGCGTCGTTATTGGCAGATGTTCGCCCAGCTTTACGGTTGGGTCGGCCAACACGTCGATGTGGTCATGTGCAACTCTTCATGGACCGCGGCGCATATTCGCAAACTTTGGCGCACGGGCAAAGAGACGACTCCGAGCAGCGACAACTCATTGAACGCGGGCAACGGCACTCCGTCGTCGCCGGCTGTCGTGTTTCCTCCTACGGCGGTCGCAGAGCTCGAATCCGCAATCACCGTTGACGAAGAAAGTGAAAGGACCCGCCACGCCACTCTATTGTACATTGCCCAGTTCCGACCTGAGAAGAACCACCCACTTGTCCTCCGCTCCTTTGCGAGATTCTTACAAGAGCGCGCTCGTAATCCCGCATATGAGGGCCTGCCCTCTCCCCGGCTGGTTCTGATAGGATCAGTTCGCCACGGCAGCCCAGACGAAACCCACATCTACAACCTGCGCCTGCTCGCACACGAGCTGCGTATCCGCGACTACACCACATTCCTCTGTGACGCCAGTTGGCCCGCCGTACTGTCCCACCTAGGCACAGCCTCTGTTGGAGTCAACGCCATGTGGAATGAGCACTTTGGCATCTGCGTCGTTGAATACCAGGCCGCCGGACTCATCTGCGTGACCCACGACTCCGGCGGTCCCCGTGAAGATATCGTCGTCGACTTGGGCGACGGAGCCACAGGCTTCCGCGCCGAAACAGAGGAACAATTTGCCGCCGCTTTCGAGGCAGCATTGGCATTGCCACAGTCAGAGAAGGTTGCCATGCGATTACGCGCGAGACGATCGGCACAGAGATTCACCGAAGCGGAATTTTCACGAAAGTGGTTGACTCAAGTTCAGAAGCTGGTCGAAGCCTCGCGATAG
- a CDS encoding Protein phosphatase 2C yields the protein MHLRRFSIAAISTVVASGAWYAYQGDGTVQSLATQVRGFASSAISSAHAESPSESTRRALLVSNNHFYTEPLAADEPLSKNTDDSDRRVLEMLTPEQATEKLRKNEESYLVNRGKGVVRYDIVQVPSNSPIEDDHAEKIVEVSSSAWGNTDGEPNSDWMFWAVFDGHSGWTTSAKLRNVLISYVARELNSTYKAAAADPKVMMPSSEAIDKAIKQGFVRLDNEIVHESVDKVLKSKSRRMAAELLAPALSGSCALLSFYDSQTKNLKVAVAGDSRAVLGRRGANGKWTATALSEDLTGGTPSEIQRLQQEHPGEPYVTRNGRILGGLEPSRAFGDAFYKWSREVQDTIKQQFFGRTPHPLLKTPPYVTAEPIITTTKIDPEQGDFIVMATDGLWEMLSNEEVVGLVGEWLEHQQSRGGGSKAWLQSWFNTQKQLPVEPAKDQSTEGQRRPIRQRQYDIADVASRFVVEDKNAATHLVRNAMGGKDKDMVCALLTLPPPYSRRYRDDITVEVIFFGKGPDSRTGTVEINKEASASEEAPKAKL from the exons ATGCATCTACGCAGATTCTCTATTGCGGCCATCTCTACTGTGGTGGCATCCGGGGCTTGGTATGCATATCAAGGGGACGGTACCGTGCAATCATTGGCAACGCAAGTACGAGGGTTTGCCTCGAGCGCAATCTCATCAGCCCATGCTGAGTCTCCATCGGAATCGACTCGGCGCGCCCTTCTTGTGAGCAATAACCATTTCTACACCGAACCTCTGGCAGCAGACGAGCCTTTGTCGAAGAATACAGACGACTCGGATCGACGTGTCCTCGAAATGTTGACTCCGGAACAGGCCACGGAGAAGCTTCGCAAGAATGAGGAGTCATATTTGGTCAACAGAGGGAAAGGGGTGGTCCGGTACGACATAGTTCAGGTGCCTAGCAACTCTCCGATCGAGGATGATCATGCGGAGAAGATTGTTGAGGTATCATCGTCTGCTTGGGGCAATACCGATGGGGAGCCAAACAGCGATTGGATGTTCTGGGCGGTCTTTGATGGTCACTC GGGTTGGACGACTTCTGCGAAACTTCGAAATGTGCTCATATCATACGTCGCGCGAGAGCTGAACTCCACATATAAGGCAGCGGCAGCTGACCCGAAGGTTATGATGCCTTCTTCTGAAGCCATTGATAAGGCTATCAAGCAGGGATTTGTTCGTCTCGATAATGAGATTGTTCACGAGAGTGTGGATAAAGTTCTGAAATCAAAGTCTCGTCGCATGGCTGCCGAGCTCCTCGCCCCTGCCCTTTCAGGGTCTTGTGCCCTCCTCAGTTTCTACGACTCGCAGACCAAGAATCTCAAGGTTGCCGTTGCGGGTGACTCTCGTGCTGTTTTGGGTCGCCGAGGTGCTAATGGCAAATGGACGGCCACTGCTTTGTCCGAGGATCTGACTGGTGGAACCCCGTCTGAAATCCAACGCTTGCAGCAAGAGCACCCTGGTGAGCCCTATGTTACGCGTAACGGTCGCATTCTGGGTGGTCTTGAGCCCAGCCGCGCATTTGGCGATGCATTCTACAAGTGGAGCAGAGAGGTCCAGGATACGATCAAACAGCAGTTTTTCGGCCGAACACCCCATCCTCTTCTCAAAACTCCCCCCTACGTCACCGCCGAACCTATCATCACTACGACCAAGATTGACCCTGAGCAAGGCGACTTCATCGTCATGGCCACCGACGGTCTGTGGGAAATGCTCAGCAACGAGGAAGTTGTCGGCTTGGTCGGCGAGTGGCTGGAGCACCAGCAGTCTAGGGGCGGTGGCTCCAAGGCCTGGTTGCAGAGCTGGTTCAACACTCAGAAGCAGTTGCCCGTCGAACCAGCCAAGGATCAGTCCACAGAAGGTCAGCGCCGACCCATTCGTCAACGCCAATATGACATTGCGGATGTAGCCAGCCGATTTGTTGTTGAGGATAAGAACGCTGCCACTCACCTTGTTCGCAATGCCATGGGTGGTAAGGATAAGGATATGGTTTGTGCTTTGTTGACGTTGCCACCTCCATACTCTCGTCGATACCG TGACGATATCACCGTTGAGGTCATTTTCTTTGGCAAGGGACCGGATTCCCGCACAGGAACAGTTGAGATCAACAAGGAGGCCAGTGCTTCAGAGGAAGCTCCTAAAGCGAAACTCTAG